GGCGCAGCTCGCTCAGCACTACGGTGTGGGCGCCAACGTGATGCAAAGGGCCACGGAGCGCCTCATCATCGAAGGCCTCCTTGAGGGCCGTACGGGGTCAGGAACCTACGTGGCGCCTCCCCGCGAGCGGCGCCGGATGATCCGCTTCCGGCACCGCGAACGCCGCGGTGGCAGTCCTTTCCGCGCTGACATGTACGAGATCGGCAGCAACGGAACCTGGGAGGCCTCCTCCGAGGCCCGCGTGCCCGCCCCGGAGAACGTCGCCCGGCGCCTCGGCATTGAGCTTGGCGACCCGACCGTGCACACGACGTACGAGTTCCTCGCCGACGGCAAACCCGCCCAACTCTCCCTGAGTTGGGAGCCCATGGCCATCACCAGCGGCACACCCATCCTGCTTCCCGAGATGGGCCCGCTCGCCGGCAAGGGCGTGGTCGAGCGGATGCGCTCCATCGGCGTCGACATCGAGACCTGGGTAGAGATCCCGCGGCCAGCCCGCGCCACCCCACAACAGGCTGCGCTGCTCGGTCTCACCGCCGGCGACCTGGTTCTAACGATCGAGCGGACGTACTACGCCCCCGACGGCCGCGCGGTGGAAACCGCCGACATCATCGTTTCGGACCGTGCCTGGGAGGTGACCTACGAGTTCGCCGTCGACCCGCCTGCTGACGAGGCCCGGTAGCGCGATCCCGGCATGCAGCACGAACAGGATGCCCTGGAACACCAGCCGATCAGGATGCCGCTTCCGCCCGGGATGGCAAGCTCGGCGCTCCACCTTTGGCAGCAGCGGCTCGACCACCGCCCATAACTCGTCATCGACTTCCCACGGCTTCGGCCGAGCCACCCCGCACCCCCGGATCAATGGTCCCGGAGTGATCCAACCACCTCGAAGATCATTTCGTTAGGAGTTCTAAGAGGTCAGCGGCCCGCGTGTGCATCTCTTCGCGGCGCCTGCGTTGCTCGGCGGTCAAACTGCCCCGTCCGGATACCGCATGCTTCCGAGCTACCAGCCAAGACGGGCTCTGTCACCAGGTCCGACGAAGACTCAGACGCTAAAGCACCAAGGTCAGTAAGGTCCTGTCCGGGGGTGGCGGATGCGCGGAGCTGTCAAAGGGGTGCTGCTGGCCAGCGGTTCGGCCGTGTTGGCCATCCTGATCTCACTGGCCGCCAACGCGGCGACCGGGTCGGCCCCTTGGCCGATCCTGGACTGGCTGCGTCGCTATGCCTGGTGGTGGGTGGTCGGCCTGACGGGCGCGACCGTACTGGTGGCGGGCGTGGCGGCCTGGCGGCAGGAGCGCTCCGCCGTGGTGGCCGGGGACCCGCCTCCTCCCCCGGCCGTACCGGTCCCGGACTGGGTGGTTGACCGCGGCGAGGCCCGGCAGGCCGTTGCGGCGGTCTGCGCCCCCCGCCCGGGCACCGTGGGCATCACCATTTCGCTCGAGGGCGCCGGCGGCTTCGGCAAGACCACGCTCGCCAGAGTCGTCGCGGCCGACCGAAAGGTCCGCCGCCGCTTCAAAGGCCGGGTGTACACGGTCACCATCGGCCGGGACGTCCGCGGGCGGTCGGCGATCGCCGCCAAGGTGGCCGAGGTGACCCGGTTCGTCACCGGCGACACCCAGACCTACGAAGATCCGCGCCACGCCGGCGAGCACCTCGGGCGACTTATGGAGCAGAGGCCGCACACCCTGCTGGTACTAGACGATGTGTGGGAAGCCGAGCAGCTCGCCCCGTTCCTGATCGGCCGCCGGAACTGCGTACGGCTGGTGACCACCCGGGTGCCCGGACT
The DNA window shown above is from Streptomyces sp. NBC_01451 and carries:
- a CDS encoding GntR family transcriptional regulator produces the protein MGNDEPPPYQVVASDLRRRLTEGEWEAGARLPSRAQLAQHYGVGANVMQRATERLIIEGLLEGRTGSGTYVAPPRERRRMIRFRHRERRGGSPFRADMYEIGSNGTWEASSEARVPAPENVARRLGIELGDPTVHTTYEFLADGKPAQLSLSWEPMAITSGTPILLPEMGPLAGKGVVERMRSIGVDIETWVEIPRPARATPQQAALLGLTAGDLVLTIERTYYAPDGRAVETADIIVSDRAWEVTYEFAVDPPADEAR